Within Oligoflexus sp., the genomic segment TGCGATCGACCTGGGCACCAGCCCCAAAGCCGGTCAGGAAAAATCCTTCACCGAGGCCGATCTGCGCAAAGCCATCGACCTTGAACTGCCTCAGCAGAAGGTGAGTATTGAGGCGCCGCAGCGCATCCGTCTTCTGGCGACCGCCCTGCCTGTCGATCCCGCTCGTGTGCGGGAGCAGGTGGAAGCGCGGCTGCCGGAACTCGACGGCCCCTATCGTTTCACACTGAGCAACGTGCGCGTTCCGGTCGGCCTGCGTCTGCGGCACGACAATTACCGTATAGATTTTCCCAGCTGGGCCCAGGATTTCAGCTTCATTCGGCAGAATCCGCGGCGTGCGCTGGTCAATGTCCTGGTGAGATTGATCGATCAGGAGCCAGGAAGCAGCGAACAATTCGATGTGACCGCTCAGGTAACGCTGCGGGCTGAAGTGCAGGCGGCCGTTGTTGTCAAAGCCATGGAACGCGGTCAACTCCTGAATCCCGATGCGGTCGCCTTTCAATGGGTGCCGTATCAGGAAAACGTCGTTCGTGACGCCGCGTCCCTGGAAAAACAGATTCTACGTGTGACCGCGCGTCCCGGTCAGGTGCTGCGGATTTACGATTTGATCCGCGATCCCGATGTCAAACGCGGCGAGCGTGTCGAAGCATCCGTCGTCTCAGCCGGTGTCAAAATGAATAGCGCGGCCCAGGCGATGGAATCCGCAGCGATTGGGCAGCGCATTCGCGTGCAGCTCGATACGACGAAACGTCAGGTCATGGCAACTGTTATAGGGCCTTCAAAGGTCGAGGTACACATGCCATGAGAAGTTTGTGTATGATAATTCTTACAAGTTTATTAGGCGCCTGTCAGACAGGTGTTTTCCCGATCTCGCAAAGGGAGTATCTCAGTGAGAAGGAAGGCAAATCTCCCCATCTGGGTCATCGACGACCTGTTGAAGAGAAATCAGAATCAAGCCCAGAAATCTACGTTAAAAGAGAAAACCTTGCAGTTGTTCCTAAAGAGACCCAAAACTTCACAGGTTCTCTCTTATCACTGAAAAGAGCCGAAAACTCCCTGTTCATGGAGCCGCCACGCGGCGCTGTCGGCGAGACTTTGGATGTTCTTGTCAAAGTCAATCGCACAGAAGGCGCTGCCACACCTCCCGCTGCGCCCGCAGCGCCCACGCCCGGTACCCCAGCAGGTGCCGCTGGGAAAGGTCCGCAGGATGAGTTGATCGCTGCTCTGCCGAAGCTGGAGCCCGAGGATAAAACGCCCAAGGTCCCGTCGGTCATCAAAATGCGTGTTCTGCGCGAACTTGAAAATGGCGATGTCATCGTCGAAGCGACGCGTGCAAGTACGAACGAGTGGGATGCGAATTCCATCCGAGCGGTTTCCCGCATTCCGCGTCTGCGCCTCGCGAGCAACCAACCGCTCACCACCCTCGATCTGGTGGATGTGGATTGGTATGAGCAGCAGGGCGCGAACACGATCGCGCGCGAGTCGTCGGGCTGGGAGGATGAGTATTCTCTCCGCTGGGCGGGCTTCGAAGAGGCGCGTTCGAAAACCGCCATTGAACTCGAAAACAAACGCAAGGATCTGCAGAAGGTCAAAGACCGTCTTCAGGATCGTATTGTCAACATGAGCAAGGAACGCGGCCAGATTGCAGCGGAGCGCGAGCGTGTTCGCAAATTGCGTGAGGAAGCCGAACAGAAATTGAACGAACTCAATAAAAAGGTCGCTGACCAAAACGGCCTGATCGAACAGCAGAAGGATACCATTCAAAAGCAGCAGGCTTTGCTGAATGAAGTTTCCAGCAACCCGGACAAGGCCCAGAAGGCTCCTGCCCCTGATGCGAAAAAAACCACTCCACCTGCTGAGGCCCCGCAATGAAAAATATGCTGCGCTCCCAACGTGTCTGGCTTTGGATTCTGCGCTTTCTCGTGCTGGTCTTCACCACGCCGGTGGCTTTGGGCCAGGCGGTTCGCATCAAAGACCTCGCCAATCTTCGCGGTGATCGCACCAATACGCTCATGGGATATGGGCTGGTGGTCGGTCTTAATAAAACAGGTGATTCAGCGGCCTCATTAACGACCAACAAAGCGGTCAACACGCTGCTCGGACGTTTGGGAATGACGCCGGATAATCCCCAGGTGACTTCGCAGGCGATCGCTTCAGTGATCGTGACCGCCGAGCTGCCCGCGTTCGCCAACGTCGGTGATCGCATCGATGTGCGTTTGTCCGTGCTTGCCGATGCCACGAGTCTTGCCGGTGGAACCCTTCTCATGACCCAGCTCAGAGCCGGTGACGGCGAGGTTTACGCCGTAGCCGAAGGGGCCATCATCGTTGGCCAGGCCAGTGGCAAAGGTGCCAGAATTTTGACAGTTGCGCGCATCGCGGACGGTGGTACGATCGAACGCGAATTCGCACCGGCCCTGGTGAAGAACAATGCGATTGATCTGAACTTGCGCCAGCCCGATTTTACAACGAGTGATCGGGTCAGCCAGACGATCAATCAGCACTTTCGCATGTTCCTGGCCACATCAGTGAATGCCGCACAGGTCAAGGTCCTGGTGCCGGAAGACTATCAGGCAAAACTGACAAGCTTCATCGCTGAAATCGAAGGCTTGACCGTGGAACCCGATCAGAAAGCGGTCGTCATCGTCAATGAACGCACTGGCACTGTGGTGATGGGGGGGGATGTTAAAATCAGTGATGTTGTGGTATCCCATAATGGGCTGAGCATTGAAGTCGGTTCCGGAAAGAATGCGAAGAAGGAAAGCGTGGTCCCTGTGCAGGGCACAACCATCGGTGATTTGGTGAAGAGTTTGAATCAGATGGGTGTGAAGCCGGAGGACCTTGTGAGCATACTGCAGTCCCTGCATGCGTCCGGCGCATTGAAAGCGGACATCAAACTCCTGTGAGGCGGTGATGACGGCTATCGACAAGGTTGCCAGTTATGCAATGGATTCAGCGAATTTCGACCGATTTTCCCAGGTTAACCAGAAGACCACGGAAAACGTCGAAGCCATCAAAAAATTAGCGGACGAGTTTGAGGGCATTTTTCTCGAAATCGTGTTAAAATCAATGCGAGAGACGATCGATAAAACGCAGATGACGGATGGCGGAAACGGCGAGCAAATTTTCCAATCCATGCTCGACTCGGAATATGCCAAGAATCTTGCGAATCAAAGGACCACTGGATTGGCGGCTTCCATCGAACAGCACCTGCTCGGCATGATGGGGGAAACCAAAGTCTCGGATGTCATGCAGAAAGCTGCAGGCATGGCCCAGTACAACAAGGCCAAGTAACGGGGAGGGTTTTATGGACAGTACAAAAGTCGGCCCAGGCATCGCTTCCGGTTTGACGAACAATGCTCCCGTTCAAAAGTCCAAAGGGGTTCAGAAGGACCTCGATAAGCTCGTCCAGAACAAGGACAGTAAAGACAAAAGCGATTTCAATGTGAATATCTCCGCGAAGTCGAAGGAAATGGCCGAAGCGCGGATGAAGGCTCTTGATATCGCCCGCAATACTCCGGACATTCGCGAAGACAAGGTCGCCGACCTGAAGCGTCGCATCGAATCGGGTGAATACAAAGCGGATGCGGGCAACATCGCCGATGGCATGATGCGCGAAGCCATTCGCGATGAACTTTCCAAAAATCCCCCGGAACTTTAAAAACTATACGCATGACACCATCGGCCTGGCATGAGCGCCGGGCTACTTCGGTCAGAGTCCGCCGTTCATGGAGGATGTCCGGAACGCGGATGAATTGAGGGTGACATGACCCCGGACATTCTCGTCAAAAAAATGGAAGCGCTCGGGCGTCTTTGCCAGCAGCTTGAAGGGGCCCTCGCGGCCTTTGATACCGTGCTCGATCGCGAGAACACGGCTATCGCGCGTTCGGATATCCATGAACTGGAAAGCATCACCCAGGAAAAGGTGGCCTTCGGTATGGGCGTCGAAGACAGAGCCCAGAAAATCCGCAAGGCCATCGACGAGTTCGCGGCCTATCTGCAGATTCCGCATTCGAACGAGCCTATTCAGCTGGAAGAAATTCTGCATCAGCTTGAAAAAAATCTCGCTGGCAGCTTCGATGAGGCCCTCGCCACGCTCGGCGGCCACGTCAAAGCCCTGGCCGCCGAGCGGCAGCGCATTTTTCCCAAGATCGAGGCCAACGCCTATATGGTGAAAAAACTTCTGCAGTATCACCGGGAAACCTATGCGTTCTGGCAAGCTGTCGCCAGTGAATCGGAAGCGGTATATGGCAAGACCGGCAAGGCCGTAACGGCTCCGAAAAAGTCCATCCTCACCGTAAGGACGTGATGCATGGGTGGTCTGTTTCATACCCTTAATGTCGGCGCGGAATCGCTCTATGCCAGCCGCCAGGGTGTGGACACGGCCGGTCATAACATTGCCAATGCGCAGACCGAGGGCTTCTCCCGGCAAAGGGTGAACCTTGAACAACGATATCCCTCGGAAACCCGGGGGGTTCTGATTGGGAACGGTGTGTTCGTCAAGAACATCACGCGTGCCCACGACATGTATTTGGAAAAGCAGATCAACGACACCAACCAGAATCTCGGCCAAAGCACAGCGCGCTTTGAAGCCATGAAACCCCTGGAAGGCATCTATAGCCCCGAGCTGAATAACACGCTGTCGAACGAACTCGACCGCTTCTTCAATTCACTCCAGGACCTCAGTAATTTTCCTGAGGAACTGACCGTTCGAACCTCGGTTCGCGAGAACGCGCAGAACCTTGTGAATTCCTTTCATCGCATTGATTCCAGCCTGAAAATGCAGCGCGATGACATCAACCAAAGGGTGGCTGGTGAAGTCGGCGAGGTCTCGACGCTGCTCAAGGAAATCGCCAAGCTGAATATCGCCATCAAAACCGCGGAAACCACCAACAGCCCCGAGGTTCCCGATCTTTTGGATCAGCAGGATAAAATGCTCCGCGACCTGACCCAGAAGATTGATGTGAACTACTACCGCGGCGAGCATGGAATGGTCGTCGTTCGCGGTCCACAGGAAACGCTCCTCGTCGATCGCGGCTACGAGGCGAAATTCGAAGTGGTCCAGCGCGAGGGCACCAACCTTTACGATGTGGTTGTGATCGACGGTTCCTCTCATCAACCCACCGTGGTCACCGAGGTCAATAAAAGGGGACGGCTCGCCGGTCTGATTCAGGTCCGCGATCATGTGATACCCGACATGCTCCAGCACAATAACGCGATGGCCGCGACTTTCGCCGAGCACATGAATGCGATCCATCAGCAGGGTTTTGGTATCAAAGATTTTAAAGAGACAACCGGCCGTAATTTCTTCGACTTGGGCGGCGATCCCGCGAATGCTGCCGCAAACATCCGTTTGGATGGTATGATCGAAGAGAGCACGGATGCGATTTCCGTCGCCTCATCGCCCAACGCGCCCGGCGATAACGTGATGGCGAACCAGATGCTCCGGCTCAAAGAGGCCAAGCTCATGGGCGATGGCCGCTCCACCATGCAGGACTACTACGCGAGTTATGTCGGCGGCTTCGGTCTCGATCTGGTTCGCTCCGAGCAGGTGAGGAAAGCCGATGACACCCTGACCCAGAATCTGAGCGCGCGCCGTGAAGCGGTCTCCGGTGTGTCGATGGACGAGGAAGCCACCAATCTCCTCAAGTGGCAGGCAAACTTCACCGCCTCGTCCAAGGTGATAACCACGATTGATGAAATGCTCGATACCGTTCTGCAATTGAAACGCTAAGGTCTAAACCATGCGTATCTCGGATCGACAGCGCTATGCCCTGGCCAACTCTCGCGTGGATACCGCGAAGAGTGATAATACAGTCATGCTTGAACAGCTATCGACGCAGAAACGCATCAACCGTGTGTCCGATGATCCGATCGGCATGGGGCAGGCGCTCAAGCGCAAAACGCAGATCAACAACTACGATCAGTTCATCAAGAACATCGAATTTTCCAAAGGCTTTCTGGAACGCACGGAAGCGTCCCTGCAGGGCATTACGGAAAATCTGATGCGCGCCAAGGAACTGTCCGTGAGCCTGGCCAACTCCACCTACGGACCGAGCAGCCGCGAAGCGGCGGCCCTTGAGATTCGCGAGATGATCGAAGGCGTCGTATCCCTGGCCAACTCCACCTATGGCAACCGCTATCTGTTCGGAGGCTTTCGCACGCAGACCCCACCGGTCAGCCGCGAGGGTGGCTTCATGGGCGATGACGGGGCGATCTTCCTCCAGATTGACGATGGCACGTTCCGCCAGGTCAACCTTCAGGCCCGGAATCTTTTCGAGCCCAGCGCCGATGAGCGTGAAGACGGGCACTTTGGAATGATCCATACCCTTCAGATCCTGAACGATGCTTTGAATGTCAATGACATCCAGGGCATTCAAAAGGCGATGGAGGAGCTGGACTTTCAGCTCGATAAGACGACGAGCTACCAGGCGACGCTCGGGGCGATTTATAACGCTATTGACGAAACGTCCAAAAAACTTGAGCTGAATCGGGAGCTGACGCAGTCGGACCTCTCGCGCATTGAGGATGCTGACACCTACAAGGTGACCTCGGATTTCAAGAAAACCGAGAGCGTGCTGCAGAGCACTCTCATGGCTTCGAATAAACTCTTGCAACCGTCATTGATGAATTTCTTGCAGTAATCCAGTTAAGGTATCGCGCCTCATGCCAGGGAGGGTTTAAAGGTGCTTGTTCTAACGCGAAAGGTCGGCGAGGGAATCTCGATCGGCGACGACATCAAAATCGTGGTCATGCAGATCAAAGGCAAACAGGTCCGTCTTGGCATCAAGGCGAGTCCCAGCACAGTGGTTCACCGCGAGGAAGTCTATCAGCGGATCCAGGATGAAAACCGCCAGGCCTCGACCACCGAAGTCGACAGCGTGGAGCAGGCTGCCGAAATGTTTGGGGACACGGACATACAAAATACCGCCTCGCCCTTGAAAAAGGTGACCCGGGTCGCCCGGAAAACGGACCCTAAGAAGTCCTAGGACTGAATCCTTGTTGACCTGATAAACTTAGGCTACACTAGTAACACGACCCCTACGTGCGACTGCAGCAACCGAGGAGAAGAGCCTTGATCAAGGTTAAGACCACCAGATTCGGTGATATAGAGATCGATGAGAAGGACGTGATCACCCTTCCCTCCGGCATCATCGGCTTTCCCGAACTGAAACAGTACGTGCTTCTGGATCACGATCAGGATTCGCCCTTCAAATGGTTGCAATCACTGGAAGACGGCGCGATCGCCTTCGTCATGATCAACCCCATGCTCTTCAAGCCGGATTATCTGGTGGAAGTGAATGAGGCCGAGGTCGGGGATCTGGAGATCGAAACGGAAGAGGACGCGGTGGTTTCGGTGATTATCACCATGCCGAGCGATCCGCAGAAGATGACGGCGAACCTCAAGGCCCCCGTAATTTTCAATCTGAAGAACCGCAAGGGTCGTCAGGTGATTCTGAACAATTCGGAATACACGACCCGTCATAATATTATGGAAGAGATGCGCAAGCATTCGGCCAACGCCGAACAGCAGTCTCTGCAGAATGTTATTGATCAGGCCCGTGAGCAGAAAGCCGAGCCTCAGGTCAGTAAAGCGGAAAAGAAATAAGCCTCAGTTCAGGGGGGAACCTTCCCCCTGATCACCTTCTCCTTCATGACTTTCCCAGCTTCGATACAACCTTAGAATATGCTGAAAAACGGCCTGGGGCCTTGTGCTATGCAGTCGATGCTTGTCGATGCGGCTGATGGGGAAGGGTCCACGTAAACTGGACGTGACAAAGCCTTCATCAAAGCGAGGCAGTTCGTCAAGGGTCAGGCTGCGCTCAGTCACTGGGATCTGGCTGCGTTCCAAAAGTTCGATGACCCGCGCCCGAGTGATGCCGCATAAAATGCCGGCGCTAGGGGGCGGTGTCGCAATCTCCACAAGGTCCCCGTCGCGACTGATCAGAAAGATATTGGCGCTGCCCGTCTCCGTAAATTCGGAATCTGCGTTCATCCAAAGGACATCATCATAACCTTCGGCCTGCGCCTCGACCTGGGCCGTGGCCGCATGCAGATAGAACGGGGATTTCAGCTGCTCGCCGCGTGGATTCAGGGGGTGCTTTTTGGTCTTCAGCTGAAGGCCGGTTTCATACTGAGCGGGGGCGGGCAGGGCAGCAGGAGCACAGAAAATATAGCGGTTCGGCTGCATTCCCGGTTCAACCCGCAAGGTCCCGCTCGTGCCGCGCGTGATCATAACGCGCAGAGCTGCGTGGGGAAATTTCGCAAGACCAAGCAGATGTTCGCACTCAAAGCGCAGCTCGGCATCGGTCCAGGGCATGGGAATCCGGGTTTTCCCGGCCGCCCGCCGGAGACGGGCCACATGGGCCGCAAAATCAATCAAGCGTCCCTCGCGCGCGGCAATCATTTCATAGACGGCGTCACCGAAGAGAAAACCCCGATCCTGCGCGGGGATAAAGGCTTCTGCGGCCTCTCTCACTTGACCATTCACCGAAACAAGTCCAGCCATACTTTATCCTTGCGGTTTTTGGCCCCTGGTGCTAGCTAAAGCAGGCCCTGTCACTAAAGCCCTCCAGCATAGACTTGCCAAAAGGAGTCAGCAGAATATGGAAGTCATAACTTCCCAAAATCGGAAAGTCCATCTCATTTCACTAGGCTGCGCGCGCAACCGGGTCGATTCAGAAGTGATGTTGGGTTCCATGCTGGCCGACCAATGGTCGGTGACGGACGATGCCGAGGAAGCGGATACGATAATCGTCAATACCTGTGGTTTTATCGAGGCGGCGAAAGAGGAGAGTGTGCAAACCATTCTCGAAGCGGCCGAGATTAAAAAAACCAAACCCGATATGAAACTGGTCGTCGCAGGCTGCCTGACCCAGCGCTATAAAAAGCAGCTGGTCGAAGGCCTGCCTGAAGTTGACCTCTTCGTGGGAACCGATGAATTTCCTCAGATCGCCAACTTCCTGAACGAGGAACTTCCCCAAGGGACTGTGAAGGCCAAGCGCACGCATTACCTTTACGATGGTTCCCTGCCCAAGAAAAACACCCTGTCCGCATCGGCGGCTTATGTGAAAGTCGCCGAAGGCTGTCAGCACAACTGCGCCTTCTGCATCATCCCTGCGATCCGCGGCAAACTCCGCTCCCGCCCCATTCCGAATGTGGTGCAGGAAGTGAAGAACCTCGCGGATCAGGGTGTGAAGGAAATCAATCTGATCGCCCAGGACCTGGCCGCCTATGGTCGCGACTGGGGTGAGTCGGACCTTCTGCCGCTTCTGCGCCAGCTGGTCGAGATCGAGGGCATCGAGTGGATCCGTCTGCTCTATGTATACCCCGAAAACATCAGTGATGAATTCGTCGAATTCTTCGCGAATCATCCGAAGATCTGCAAATACCTCGATATTCCCGTTCAGCATGCGAGCGATGAGATCTTGCAAAAGATGAATCGCGGCGTGACGCGCCATGATCTGCGCCAGGCCTTTACCCGCCTGCGCGAACGTGTTCCGGGCATCGCCATCCGCACCTCGGTGATGGTGGGCTTCCCCGGCGAAACGGAAGAGCAGTTCCTGGAACTGAAAGAATTCGTCGAAGAAATGCGCTTTGAACACCTGGGCTGCTTCATTTATTCCCAGGAAGAGGGTACAGTCGCTGGCCGTATGCCGAATCAGGTTCCCGAGGAAGTGAAGGCCCGTCGCCAGGCGGAGATCATGGAACTCCAGAAGGAACTGTCGCGGGAGAACATGCAGAAATTTGTCGGGCAGACCCTTCCCGTTCTGGTGAAAGGTCTTTCCGAGGAGTCCGAGCTGCTCGCCGAAGGTCGCCTGTCGATCCAGGCCCCCGAAGTCGACGGCGTCGTCTATATCAACGAAGGTGATTTCAAACCCGGCACGATCCAGATGGTCCGCATCACTGAGGCCCATGACTACGATCTGGTCGGAAAAATAGTGGATTGATGTTTCGAGGTGCGCATGAAGACGTCAGCTTTAGAACCGACATATATTTTTTCGGAAGCCGAAGCCAAGGCCAAAAGCCCACTCGCGGCCGAGTTCTTGGATGAGCGCAGCCGATTGAATGGCATTGTGAATGAAGCGGATAACAAGCTTCTGAAGCGCATCTACAACGTCGATACCAATGCGTATTTGGAAGGGGCTCTGCCGGCCAAGACCAAGGAGCTCATGGGACTGGTGGCATCGGCAACTCTGCGTTGCGATGATTGCATCAACTATCATGTGATTCAGGCCTGGCGTTTGGGTTGCACACGCGAGGAGCAGGAAGAATCCATCAACGTTGCCACTGTAGTCGGTGGTACGATTGTGATTCCACACCTTCGCCGTGCGTATGCACTTTTGCAGGAACTCTATAGCTGATTAAAAACGCAGGACGGTCCTAAAAACGCAAGACCGTCCACTCCGCTTGGAGGCCGGACAGGCGCAGTTTCTGCGACTCCTGAGCCCAAAGACTCTCGGTCCTGGGTCCGTTCTGTGCCTCGTTGAAGACCGGGGTGAAAATTACATAGGACCCAATCAGGCTGCCGCCGATAAAGCCAACGGACGCGCCGATTGCGACAAGGCGCAGGTTCTGGCTCGGCTGGGATTGAAAGCTCAAAAGAGCAGCGCCAAACGCGGCACCGAACGCCGTTCCGTAGCCTGCGGTGACGAAGAGATCCTGAAATCTTTCCTCGGTGGAAACCATTTGAGCACGCGCCGGAGACGAAGCGGTGCTCCATGCCAGGACCGCTAAAGCGGTGAAGGACACGATGCTTTTCATGGGGCTCTCATCGCTTGATGGGGGTTGTCTGTGCTGGGTATCATCTGCCTTAATTGTACCAAAGCTGGCGCTTTCTGCCTATCCAGGGTGAGCCAGGGCCTCAGGGCAGGGCATTTGCAATTGACAAATAAGCAGGAATGGAATATCCAACATTATAAGGAAAAGGCATCTGTTTTCAAAATCGTTTAACCTGCCAATTTCCGTCTTTTTTTCTTCTCTAAAAAAATGACTTATGCTGAATAAGTTTTCGATATCGCCTGGAGCTTTTCTCACGGCTTTTTTATCCAACCCATAGTTCAAGTTTCACTACCCACCTTTTTTTTAAGAGAGCTTATCCAATGACAGAAAGGGAAAAATCGGCATCGGCGGCAGCTACCAAGAAGCGCGCGACAGCTGCGAAAGTCGAAAAGAGCGAATCCGAAGAAGCTCTGCCCGAGACTCAACCTGTGACCATCACTCCAGCCAACGCCTCATCCAATGGTACGTCCACTCCTGGAACGACCCATGGACAGGTGGACATCAACCTGAAGGAGCTGAAAGAGCGCAGGATTTCCGATCTGAACAAACTCGCACGTGAACTGGGCGTCGAAGGCTCGAGCAGCATGCGCAAGCAGGATCTGATCTTCGCTTTGCTGCAGGCTCAGTCGGAACGCGGCGGTGTGATTTACGGTGAGGGCGTCCTGGAAACTCTGCCTGACGGCTTTGGCTTCCTCCGCGCACCGGATTACAACTACCTGCCAGGTCCTGATGATATTTATGTATCGCCTTCGCAGATTCGTCGTTTCAACCTGAGAACCGGTGATACGGTTTCGGGTCAGATTCGTCCGCCGAAAGACAGCGAGCGCTACTTTGCTCTCTTGAAAGTGGAAGCGGTGAACGGCGCGGCTCCGGATCCAGGTTTCGATAAGATCCTGTTCGACAACCTGACCCCGCTTTATCCCATGCAGAAATTCAAGATGGAAGTGGGCGGCTCGAACTATTCGACCCGTATCATCGACATCATGTGTCCGATCGGTAAAGGCCAGCGTGCTCTGATCGTGGCCCCTCCGCGGACCGGTAAAACCGTTCTTCTGCAGAATATTGCTCACTCGATCGAGAAGAACCATCCGGAAGCCATCCTGATCGTCCTCCTCATCGACGAACGCCCCGAAGAAGTGACGGACATGGAACGCTCGGTGAAGGGTGAGGTTATTTCCTCGACCTTTGATGAGCCTGCCCAGCGCCACGTCCAAGTGGCTGAGATGGTGATCGAGAAGGCGAAACGTCTGGTTGAACACAAACATGACGTAGTTATCCTGCTCGATTCGATTACCCGTCTGGCCCGAGCCTATAACTCTGTTGTACCTCCCTCTGGAAAGATTCTTTCAGGTGGTGTAGATTCCAACGCGCTGCACAAACCAAAAAGATTTTTTGGCGCAGCCAGGAATATTGAGGACGGCGGTTCCTTGACCATTATCGCGACGGCCCTTGTGGATACCGGCTCGCGTATGGACGAGGTGATCTTCGAAGAATTCAAAGGTACGGGTAACATGGAACTCGTTTTGGACCGCAAACTGGCGGAAAAACGCGTGTTCCCTGCGATGGACATCAACAAGTCCGGGACTCGTAAGGAAGAGCTGCTCTTGCCTAAAGACGTGCTCAACCGCATGTGGATTCTGCGGAAACTGCTGCAGCCTCTGAACACGGTGGATGCTATGGAATTCCTTCTGAATAAGATGGAGAAGACCAACACCAACCAGGACTTCCTGGAATCCATGAACGGTTAATCAAAAGCACCAGCCCATGGGATGCTCGATTGGCGAAGCATCTAGGGCTGGTTTGATGCGCGGAAGGAATTGAGTATGAAAAAGGAAATTCACCCGAACTATCAGGTTTCCAATGTTATCTGCGCCTGCGGTAACAAATTCGAAACCCGCTCGGTGAAAAAAGAAATCCACGTCGAGATCTGCAGCAGCTGCCACCCCTTCTTCACCGGCAAGCAGAAGCTGATGGATACCGCCGGTCGTATCGAGAAGTTCAAGAAGAAATACGCTCGCAGCTAATCTCTGCGCCGCGTTTTGGCAGCCCAAAGTCTCTCCAAGGCCCTATCTGGTCGGAGAGGGTTTGGGCTTCGCTTTTTGAACCGACGGCAAGCAGGAGGCTCAGTCCCCAATGTACGATAAACTTGAATCCATTGAATTCCGCTTTGTGGAAATCGACAGCCTGATGTCCCGCGATGGACTGAGTGGGGCTGAGATCACCAAACTTTCCCGCGAAAGGGCCGGTTACGCGGAAATCATCGCCGCCTACCGCGAATATAAAAAGCTCAAGAGCGATCGTGATGCCGCGAAGCTGATGCTCAATGAAGAGCCGGATGCCGAACTGCGCGCCATGGCCAAGGAAGAACTCGAAACCCTGGAACTGCGTTTGGTGGAAGTGGAAAAAGAGCTTCAGATCCTGACGCTGCCGAAGGACCCCAACGACGATCGCAACGTGATCGTGGAAGTCCGGGCCGGAACGGGTGGCGAGGAGGCCTCGCTGTTCGCCGCTGATCTTCTGCGAATGTATACGCGTTT encodes:
- the rho gene encoding transcription termination factor Rho — encoded protein: MNLKELKERRISDLNKLARELGVEGSSSMRKQDLIFALLQAQSERGGVIYGEGVLETLPDGFGFLRAPDYNYLPGPDDIYVSPSQIRRFNLRTGDTVSGQIRPPKDSERYFALLKVEAVNGAAPDPGFDKILFDNLTPLYPMQKFKMEVGGSNYSTRIIDIMCPIGKGQRALIVAPPRTGKTVLLQNIAHSIEKNHPEAILIVLLIDERPEEVTDMERSVKGEVISSTFDEPAQRHVQVAEMVIEKAKRLVEHKHDVVILLDSITRLARAYNSVVPPSGKILSGGVDSNALHKPKRFFGAARNIEDGGSLTIIATALVDTGSRMDEVIFEEFKGTGNMELVLDRKLAEKRVFPAMDINKSGTRKEELLLPKDVLNRMWILRKLLQPLNTVDAMEFLLNKMEKTNTNQDFLESMNG
- the rimO gene encoding 30S ribosomal protein S12 methylthiotransferase RimO; translated protein: MEVITSQNRKVHLISLGCARNRVDSEVMLGSMLADQWSVTDDAEEADTIIVNTCGFIEAAKEESVQTILEAAEIKKTKPDMKLVVAGCLTQRYKKQLVEGLPEVDLFVGTDEFPQIANFLNEELPQGTVKAKRTHYLYDGSLPKKNTLSASAAYVKVAEGCQHNCAFCIIPAIRGKLRSRPIPNVVQEVKNLADQGVKEINLIAQDLAAYGRDWGESDLLPLLRQLVEIEGIEWIRLLYVYPENISDEFVEFFANHPKICKYLDIPVQHASDEILQKMNRGVTRHDLRQAFTRLRERVPGIAIRTSVMVGFPGETEEQFLELKEFVEEMRFEHLGCFIYSQEEGTVAGRMPNQVPEEVKARRQAEIMELQKELSRENMQKFVGQTLPVLVKGLSEESELLAEGRLSIQAPEVDGVVYINEGDFKPGTIQMVRITEAHDYDLVGKIVD
- a CDS encoding carboxymuconolactone decarboxylase family protein; translation: MKTSALEPTYIFSEAEAKAKSPLAAEFLDERSRLNGIVNEADNKLLKRIYNVDTNAYLEGALPAKTKELMGLVASATLRCDDCINYHVIQAWRLGCTREEQEESINVATVVGGTIVIPHLRRAYALLQELYS
- the rpmE gene encoding 50S ribosomal protein L31 is translated as MKKEIHPNYQVSNVICACGNKFETRSVKKEIHVEICSSCHPFFTGKQKLMDTAGRIEKFKKKYARS
- a CDS encoding aminotransferase class IV yields the protein MAGLVSVNGQVREAAEAFIPAQDRGFLFGDAVYEMIAAREGRLIDFAAHVARLRRAAGKTRIPMPWTDAELRFECEHLLGLAKFPHAALRVMITRGTSGTLRVEPGMQPNRYIFCAPAALPAPAQYETGLQLKTKKHPLNPRGEQLKSPFYLHAATAQVEAQAEGYDDVLWMNADSEFTETGSANIFLISRDGDLVEIATPPPSAGILCGITRARVIELLERSQIPVTERSLTLDELPRFDEGFVTSSLRGPFPISRIDKHRLHSTRPQAVFQHILRLYRSWESHEGEGDQGEGSPLN